A window of the Electrophorus electricus isolate fEleEle1 chromosome 11, fEleEle1.pri, whole genome shotgun sequence genome harbors these coding sequences:
- the hif1aa gene encoding hypoxia inducible factor 1 subunit alpha a isoform X1: MSSGAAHEKKRASSERRKERSRDAARCRRGKETEVFRQLAHELPLPHRLSSTLDKASVMRLALSYLRLRKVLCTEMLGEESALDSQWTASCLKALDGFLMVLSQDGDMVYMSDSVSRCLGLPQIDLLGQSVFDFTHPCDHEEIREMLVHRTGSSKRAKEEQHTERHFSLRMKCTLANRGRTVNIKSATWKVLGCSGHIHAEPRVSGSSCTGEGGRACPWYLLLICESIPHPANIEVPLDSRTFLSRHTLDMRFTYCDDRITELLGYYPQDLLEHSVYEYYHALDSDSLTKTHHNLFVKGQVCTGQYRMLAKTGGFVWLETQATVIYNSKHSQPQCVVCVNYILSGIEEPHLLLALHQSGTPTIKQEEEEEEEEQEEEERGEGENGSQAAVVHAGLKGETEAFAQASVVDFSNADTEVTALKDPPLYNDVMLPSTSVLLPLSPLSHTEVLSVAETTSANLHLEDFPLPSPSATTSSCLQEDSTCSTIQPVSTLSPRLRGIPHLSTHFHAHAMEGVLFVDTETKPHLDTQITEDLTLEMLAPYISMDDDYQLRACSPTQSGHAAGAASDAAPSDLPRPESPDSAHAGACPGLTELPGRVTVPHVHCSGGSQTSPSHIGQEGSRAQQLDNHDSSVNRLSQKPFKRKLETISLSQAMGLGSVLQVVTDLPQAQKKVRRSEVAELEALPHCTIPESLTILLLPSDVVTQLLGRSSEGVAVSVPLPQLPRHDCEVNAPVAGRQGLLQGEELLRALDQAI; encoded by the exons ATGTCTTCAGGAGCCGCACACGAgaagaaaag GGCAAGTTCAGAGCGGAGAAAGGAGCGGTCACGTGACGCAGCACGCTGCCggagagggaaggagacagAGGTGTTCCGTCAGCTGGCCCACGAGCTGCCCCTGCCCCACCGCCTCAGCTCCACCCTGGACAAGGCCTCTGTCATGAGGCTGGCACTCAGCTACCTGCGGCTGCGCAAAGTGCTGTGCACGG AAATGTTGGGGGAGGAGTCTGCGCTGGACTCTCAATGGACTGCTTCTTGTCTGAAGGCGCTGGACGGCTTTCTCATGGTTTTGTCTCAGGACGGAGACATGGTATACATGTCCGACAGTGTCAGCAGGTGTCTGGGGCTCCCACAG ATTGATCTATTAGGACAGAGTGTGTTCGATTTCACTCACCCATGTGACCATGAAGAGATCAGAGAGATGCTCGTACACAGAACAG gttcatccaagagagcaaaagaggagcagcacacagagaggcactTTTCATTGCGAATGAAGTGCACTCTCGCCAACAGGGGGCGCACCGTCAACATCAAATCTGCCACATGGAAG GTACTTGGCTGCTCGGGCCACATCCATGCGGAGCCCCGGGTCAGTGGGAGCAGCTGCACAGGCGAGGGAGGCAGGGCATGCCCGTGGTACCTGTTGCTGATCTGTGAGTCCATCCCCCACCCGGCCAACATTGAGGTGCCACTGGACTCCAGGACCTTcctgagcagacacacactggacaTGCGTTTCACATACTGTGATGACAG gatcaCTGAGTTGTTAGGATATTACCCACAGGATCTACTGGAGCATTCTGTGTATGAGTATTATCATGCTTTGGATTCAGACAGTCTGACCAAAACACACCATAACT tgtttgtgaaGGGACAGGTGTGTACAGGTCAGTACCGTATGTTGGCAAAGACTGGAGGCTTTGTGTGGCTGGAGACACAGGCCACTGTTATTTACAACAGCAAGCACTCTCAACCGCAGTGCGTTGTGTGCGTGAACTATATTCTCAG CGGCATCGAGGAACCCCACCTCCTTCTCGCCCTCCATCAGTCAGGCACTCCGACTATAaaacaggaggaggaagaggaggaggaggagcaggaggaggaggagaggggggagggcgAAAATGGGAGTCAGGCTGCAGTTGTGCATGCTGGCCTAAAAGGGGAGACAGAGGCCTTTGCGCAGGCTTCAGTAGTGGACTTCAGTAATGCAG ACACTGAAGTTACGGCACTTAAAGATCCGCCTCTCTACAATGATGTCATGTTGCCCTCAACCAGTGTTCTATTGCCCCTGTCGCCCCTATCGCACACTGAAGTCCTAAGTGTTGCTGAAACCACCTCTGCTAACCTTCATCTGGAGGACTTTCCTCTCCCATCTCCCTCTGCTACAACCTCCTCCTGTCTTCAAGAGGACTCCACTTGCAGCACTATTCAG CCTGTAAGCACGTTGAGTCCACGTCTCCGCGGAATCCCCCATCTCAGCACGCACTTCCATGCCCATGCCATGGAGGGAGTCTTGTTCGTGGACACAGAAACCAAACCCCACCTGGACACGCAG ATCACAGAAGATCTGACTCTGGAGATGCTGGCGCCTTACATCTCCATGGATGACGACTACCAGCTCCGCGCCTGCTCCCCGACTCAATCTGGACACGCAGCTGGTGCTGCATCCGATGCAGCACCATCAGACCTGCCAAGACCAGAGTCACCTGACTCAGCCCACGCCGGCGCGTGCCCTGGCCTCACGGAACTCCCAGGCCGGGTCACGGTACCACATGTGCATTGCTCTGGGGGATCACAGACATCCCCCAGCCACATAGGACAGGAAGGAAGCAG AGCACAGCAGCTGGACAACCATGACTCCTCAGTGAATCGGCTGAGCCAAAAGCCATTCAAGAGGAAGTTAGAAACAATATCTCTGTCTCAGGCTATGGggctg GGTTCTGTGCTGCAAGTGGTAACTGACTTGCCTCAAGCACAGAAAAAGGTCAGGAGGTCAGAGGTTGCTGAGTTAGAAGCTCTTCCACATTGCACCATACCGGAGTCTCTGACCATTCTACTGCTGCCCTCTG ACGTGGTAACCCAGTTGCTGGGCAGATCGTCAGAAGGCGTGGCCGTCTctgtgcccctcccccagctTCCTCGTCATGACTGTGAAGTTAACGCACCTGTAGCTGGGCGTCAAGGTCTGCTACAGGGGGAGGAGCTGCTGCGCGCCCTTGACCAAGCCATTTAA
- the hif1aa gene encoding hypoxia inducible factor 1 subunit alpha a isoform X2 encodes MSSGAAHEKKRASSERRKERSRDAARCRRGKETEVFRQLAHELPLPHRLSSTLDKASVMRLALSYLRLRKVLCTEMLGEESALDSQWTASCLKALDGFLMVLSQDGDMVYMSDSVSRCLGLPQIDLLGQSVFDFTHPCDHEEIREMLVHRTGSSKRAKEEQHTERHFSLRMKCTLANRGRTVNIKSATWKVLGCSGHIHAEPRVSGSSCTGEGGRACPWYLLLICESIPHPANIEVPLDSRTFLSRHTLDMRFTYCDDRITELLGYYPQDLLEHSVYEYYHALDSDSLTKTHHNLFVKGQVCTGQYRMLAKTGGFVWLETQATVIYNSKHSQPQCVVCVNYILSGIEEPHLLLALHQSGTPTIKQEEEEEEEEQEEEERGEGENGSQAAVVHAGLKGETEAFAQASVVDFSNADTEVTALKDPPLYNDVMLPSTSVLLPLSPLSHTEVLSVAETTSANLHLEDFPLPSPSATTSSCLQEDSTCSTIQPVSTLSPRLRGIPHLSTHFHAHAMEGVLFVDTETKPHLDTQITEDLTLEMLAPYISMDDDYQLRACSPTQSGHAAGAASDAAPSDLPRPESPDSAHAGACPGLTELPGRVTVPHVHCSGGSQTSPSHIGQEGSRAQQLDNHDSSVNRLSQKPFKRKLETISLSQAMGLGSVLQVVTDLPQAQKKVRRSEVAELEALPHCTIPESLTILLLPSG; translated from the exons ATGTCTTCAGGAGCCGCACACGAgaagaaaag GGCAAGTTCAGAGCGGAGAAAGGAGCGGTCACGTGACGCAGCACGCTGCCggagagggaaggagacagAGGTGTTCCGTCAGCTGGCCCACGAGCTGCCCCTGCCCCACCGCCTCAGCTCCACCCTGGACAAGGCCTCTGTCATGAGGCTGGCACTCAGCTACCTGCGGCTGCGCAAAGTGCTGTGCACGG AAATGTTGGGGGAGGAGTCTGCGCTGGACTCTCAATGGACTGCTTCTTGTCTGAAGGCGCTGGACGGCTTTCTCATGGTTTTGTCTCAGGACGGAGACATGGTATACATGTCCGACAGTGTCAGCAGGTGTCTGGGGCTCCCACAG ATTGATCTATTAGGACAGAGTGTGTTCGATTTCACTCACCCATGTGACCATGAAGAGATCAGAGAGATGCTCGTACACAGAACAG gttcatccaagagagcaaaagaggagcagcacacagagaggcactTTTCATTGCGAATGAAGTGCACTCTCGCCAACAGGGGGCGCACCGTCAACATCAAATCTGCCACATGGAAG GTACTTGGCTGCTCGGGCCACATCCATGCGGAGCCCCGGGTCAGTGGGAGCAGCTGCACAGGCGAGGGAGGCAGGGCATGCCCGTGGTACCTGTTGCTGATCTGTGAGTCCATCCCCCACCCGGCCAACATTGAGGTGCCACTGGACTCCAGGACCTTcctgagcagacacacactggacaTGCGTTTCACATACTGTGATGACAG gatcaCTGAGTTGTTAGGATATTACCCACAGGATCTACTGGAGCATTCTGTGTATGAGTATTATCATGCTTTGGATTCAGACAGTCTGACCAAAACACACCATAACT tgtttgtgaaGGGACAGGTGTGTACAGGTCAGTACCGTATGTTGGCAAAGACTGGAGGCTTTGTGTGGCTGGAGACACAGGCCACTGTTATTTACAACAGCAAGCACTCTCAACCGCAGTGCGTTGTGTGCGTGAACTATATTCTCAG CGGCATCGAGGAACCCCACCTCCTTCTCGCCCTCCATCAGTCAGGCACTCCGACTATAaaacaggaggaggaagaggaggaggaggagcaggaggaggaggagaggggggagggcgAAAATGGGAGTCAGGCTGCAGTTGTGCATGCTGGCCTAAAAGGGGAGACAGAGGCCTTTGCGCAGGCTTCAGTAGTGGACTTCAGTAATGCAG ACACTGAAGTTACGGCACTTAAAGATCCGCCTCTCTACAATGATGTCATGTTGCCCTCAACCAGTGTTCTATTGCCCCTGTCGCCCCTATCGCACACTGAAGTCCTAAGTGTTGCTGAAACCACCTCTGCTAACCTTCATCTGGAGGACTTTCCTCTCCCATCTCCCTCTGCTACAACCTCCTCCTGTCTTCAAGAGGACTCCACTTGCAGCACTATTCAG CCTGTAAGCACGTTGAGTCCACGTCTCCGCGGAATCCCCCATCTCAGCACGCACTTCCATGCCCATGCCATGGAGGGAGTCTTGTTCGTGGACACAGAAACCAAACCCCACCTGGACACGCAG ATCACAGAAGATCTGACTCTGGAGATGCTGGCGCCTTACATCTCCATGGATGACGACTACCAGCTCCGCGCCTGCTCCCCGACTCAATCTGGACACGCAGCTGGTGCTGCATCCGATGCAGCACCATCAGACCTGCCAAGACCAGAGTCACCTGACTCAGCCCACGCCGGCGCGTGCCCTGGCCTCACGGAACTCCCAGGCCGGGTCACGGTACCACATGTGCATTGCTCTGGGGGATCACAGACATCCCCCAGCCACATAGGACAGGAAGGAAGCAG AGCACAGCAGCTGGACAACCATGACTCCTCAGTGAATCGGCTGAGCCAAAAGCCATTCAAGAGGAAGTTAGAAACAATATCTCTGTCTCAGGCTATGGggctg GGTTCTGTGCTGCAAGTGGTAACTGACTTGCCTCAAGCACAGAAAAAGGTCAGGAGGTCAGAGGTTGCTGAGTTAGAAGCTCTTCCACATTGCACCATACCGGAGTCTCTGACCATTCTACTGCTGCCCTCTGGTTAG